The nucleotide window CAAGAAGATCCAAAAGACAAGAGAAGAGCAGGgttcaaaaaccaaaaagaaagtgTTTCCTAATGAAACACTAACCCCAAAGAGCCAAGCAAAGAGCCAAAAAGTAAAAGACTCAATGACCAGACTGAAGAGCACAAGACTTTCTattctcagctcaaatgtcacccttCAGAGAGTGACCGGTTCATCTAAAGTAGCTCCCCTCTCACCTCTGCTCAGTCTCTATCCCACTGCCTGACTTACTTACATCAGTTGCCGCTACCTGAAACTATTTTTGTATTCGTTTATCATGCGTTTATTGTATGCCGTTTCCTAGAAAGTAAGCCCCCATCTGTCTTACCAGAGTggagagcagtgcctggcatctCTGCAGGCATCAGGTGTTTCACACCTGGCATTAGGTGTTTCGCACGTTTCTCATGGACAAATGAAGTAGACTTGAAAATCAAAGGGAAATCAGAACACGGAGATATTATATTCCTTGAGACACCAGAGAGTTGACGGGGCCTGGACAGCCTTGCCCATGGGTGCAGGGAAGCTGGAATGACTGCAGGCCCCTTCAGTGACAGGGCATAGGGAATCAGTGCTGACTCCTACCTGCCTGAATATGATGGAGAGTGACCAAACTTGACACCCAAATTATGCACAATTCACCCAAGAGATTCTGCCCACTTGCTGCAGGACTTACTTCCGGCCATACAAGAAAAGAATTTTGGCAACTtaggggctttttaaaaaatacactactCAAAATAACAGACTATCCAATGTGATTTCTAGGGGAATCAGGAGCTCCTTAAATTGAAAATTCTGCTCCATTAACTTCCTGAAAGGTGAAGGTGGGTAGCTCCTGAAGGGTCTTGTGAATGAGGTAATCTGCGATACAGGATGGCTCCTGGGGAAGAAATCTTTCAAGAGTTCTAGAGGAAGGTTATTTGGAGGGATTTGTATTTAATGGATGACAAGTTAATGTGTCATCAGTGTCTGTGGTTGTGGTAGGACTGCTAAAAGGAATGACAAATGTTCTATATGCAACTTTGTATTTTAATACATTAACGCGTCTGTTAAACAGGACTTTTTTAAATCTCATGAAACTAAAAGAACCCCCCAGAGGATTCCTCTTTGTGACATTCAGCTCCTTTCTCTAGAACTTTTCAGCTGacgttttctttgctttttagtgGACTTTTGCCTTCGTGTTTTCCAGGAAGAGAACAGAATTCTCTAGTGAAAATCTGTACAGTGCATTTGCTAAACCAAAAAACTGATCGCAATCCTGTGTTCGGAAGAATCGATTGACGTGTGTGACCTGGACCCCAAATCATGAACTGATAAGCTGACATAATCCTCTCCTCACCACTAGAACCTGTTCTTTATATCATAATACTATCTCCCTGTGTAACAACATTTCCCTCAGAAACTCAAAGGATTGGTGATGATCGTTAACACGTATAATGTGTTTGGAAataatgtagattttatttttgtccttattttaGCTTAAGGCTACCGAGGCCCAGAAAGCCTCACAGCAAGTTAGGATTGCTCAAGGAGTAAAACGTGGACATCTGGCCCATCACTAACTACTTCAATCAACATACATAAAATCATGCTTTAGAGTTAAATGCAGCATACTACTACTCTCTCTTACCTTTCCTTATATTGCTATCTGTTCCAGAGGTATATTTTTGTGTTCGTTTGGCCACCGGAGACATGTGTTTTCTTGTAAGCAAAAAGGATGTTTTTTAACACCCCTCGCTGTAGGTGCACGTTATCCTTGGCTGCTCTTCAGATCCTAGGCTggttcttttgcccatttccaaTCCTGTTTTTATTGGTGATAATTTGCATTTACTGGTGACCAAGATGTAACTAATGCTGTGCTTACTTTTGTTCTCATGTCTGAAAAAAAGTCAGTAGTAAGAGCAATTCTTGCAGTGTGTGAGTATaagcacatgtgtgtgtttgaggacaccagagaaaggggaaagcaaAGTGTGTCTGAGCCTCTTCCACAGTAgccactctctctccctgcccccagctttaATGTACTCTTTGCAAGACATCAGTTTTTGGTGATCGAGGATCTTCACAGAATCGGTGTCATGCAGTGTGTAACAAACCAGAATGAACTAGGCAAAAATTCCAGCTGCGGACATacatctaagaaaataaatgcgCAGATTGCTGGAAGAATAGCAGCATGAGATGCTCCCTGCCACCCTGCATTTTCCTGTGCAAGATTTTGCCTGTTGTCCTAACAGGCCTTTCGAAGCTCGAGATGACTACTCAATTATtcattcactagctgtgtgatcttgagtaagCTACTTAATATCTCTGAGTTTCCATtctctcaactgtaaaatggaggcaataaCTCTCTTGTAACATCATAAGGAATTAAGCTCCATACAATACAGGCCATGGAGTGCACAGCACGTAGCCTGATGCCTGGTGTactacatgtattttattttattttgttttgttttattatttaagtttatttaagtttatttatttattttgagagagagagaatcgtaaacAGCCttagcccagagccagatgcagggctcaatcccatgaccgtgggatcatgacctgagccaaaatcaagagtcagatgctcaacagactgagccacccaggtgcccctttatccCTCTGTTTTAATCATTTACATGAAGTCTTTCCTCCTGGAATATGAGTTCCTTGAGGAGGAGTACGggttctatttctgttttcccaATGCTTTACATGCACCCATGTGATTAGTGGCTCGAGAAAAGAACTTGAGAGGAACCTCTTCCAGTGACTATTTTTGGTATACCAGCTGAGTGATAGGTGACTCACACTTTAGTAGGAAAGTATGGAAAGTGACAAGGGCTGTATGATGATCACGGTAGGCTTGTAAGAATCAGATACTAAGCCCTGGAATAATGAGGGAGAAAGTTTGGTTGTGATTACCATCTTGAGATTCACTCATATCCCTTTGGCATTCAAATGGAGTCCATGTCTGTATATTCCAAGTTGAGAAACCCTTCTCTATACTCTACTGctggtttctcttccttctttttgcttACTGTTTAAAGTATCAAAGCTTGCTGCACATCACATCCCTTTTATCAGCTCTGGTGCACCTTAGAGTGGACATTTCCTTCAGGAGCCAAGAATACTGGAGCTTATATTTAGAGAGTACTTATTACGGGTTGGATGAAGGTGTGATTATGCCTGGAGTCATGCTGCTTGACGCCATTCTAATATTCATTTAGTTAGAATGGTAACCACACTGAGTTATTGCTGGTCTCATATGGATCATATATTCACAGTCAGCCCTTGGCTTTGACAAGATGATGTGTATTATCTCTGCTATTGCCCATCACTTCTTTTCATTGCATTATGAATATTGTGCATGGAAGCATGATTTTCCATCTATAATCACAGTTGAGTCCTTTCAACACAGTCTGTATGTTTAAGTGCATAGTTTTCTTCAAAGCAGACTTTGTTGAAATTGATATCCATTATCTGCTATCTCTGTCTTCCAGGGATACCATGTTTTGCTCTAACTGGGAAGGAAGAGACAGTTTTTATTAACATGAATAGACTTTGTAGCCTGGCATGTATTGTTTTACTGGTGTGATAGCAACTCAGGTTCTAGAAAGGAGTAGCATTCTGAAGGACAACTTTTTAATTTGAACACCAATTTAAGTGTTGTGTCCATCTTCATTGGATTTGTGGCCCTAAGCTCAATTGTGTCTCTCATTATACTCCTGCTATGTTTACTGACAAGTGTAACCACAGAAAAAGAATTGAAAGGGGCCAACGTAATTTCATCAAGGGAACATCAGGGTGAATTGTTGAAAACCACAAAAAGTGATACCATTTAGATCAACTACAAAATGCATGCTGCCAGCTGTCTGAAAGGACACTTGGGTGATGGTGTCCATGCCTGAAGAAAAGGCTCTTCTTCATAGGATGTCTCCTAGAAAACTGATAATAAGGGACTATCATTTGTGAAAGCCAAAGTTAGGGAAAAGTGAGGAAAAGTAAAGAATTACTTGTGAGTCAGAGCCTAGAGAGACCATTTTAGCAGAGATTTTCCAGTGGCGATGGGCACATTTTCAAACACAGGGCTAGAGAAAGCAAAGAGATGTTGAGAACTGATTATTTCATCAGAATTAAGCGAACGAAAGCTCAGACTTGGAAACGTGGAAAAGAGATACAAGGCCCTATGTGAGACTCTCCTGCTTGAAAGAAGCCTTTAGTGTCCGAAGGTATTTAACAGCAAAGAAGTCCTCTTGTGACGGGGAAAACTCGTTTTAATTACTAATGTTCAGTTTACTTCATATTCTTCTAGAGTTTATaatctaatatttattaattgggtataaatatacataaataatttctatcaaggggagaaaaaggaggcTGGTTGTGTTAGGGAGTTTTCAGTAGTGGTAAAAATGAatgattatgttttttattttactcaccATGGGTAATTCTAACACCCTTATTCTGTTTATGTGGGGATGTAAAGTAACTGAATAAATCTTAATGAAAACTGTGTTTTATTGATTTTGCAGAGTTAAGAGGAAGACTTGGGAGGGATGGAACCTTCCAACAAGTTTGGAAGAAAGTAGAGGGAATGCACAGATGCCAGATTGCCACGAAGACCCATGGACAATCCCGCACTCACGCTTCTCTATCGAACTTTAAGATTTATTAGTAATATGCTGcctttgcaagatgaaaagaaactAATGCCAAGAAGGCATATTCTTCAATATTTGGAATAGACGTGCTCTCAAGACAATGGCTTCAAAGGTGTCCTGTCTATATGTTTTGACAGTCGTGTGCTGGGCCAGTGCCCTCTGGTATCTGAGTATAACTCGTCCCACTTCTTCCTACACTGGCTCCAAGCCATTCAGCCACCTAACAGTCGCCAGGAAAAACTTCACCTTTGGCAACATAAGAACTCGACCTATAAACCCACATTCTTTTGAATTTCTTATAAATGAACCCACCAAATGTGAAAAGAACATCCCTTTCCTTGTTATCCTCATCAGCACCACCCACAAAGAATTCGATGCCCGCCAGGCAATCCGAGAGACGTGGGGGGATGAGAACAACTTCAAAGGGATCAAGATAGCCACTCTCTTCCTCCTGGGCAAGAACGCTGATCCTGTTCTGAATCAGATGGTGGAGCAAGAGAGCCAAATCTTCCACGACATTATTGTGGAGGACTTTATTGACTCCTACCATAACCTTACCCTTAAGACATTAATGGGAATGAGATGGGTGGCCACTTTTTGTTCAAAAGCCAAGTATGTCATGAAAACAGACAGTGACATTTTTGTAAACATGGACAACCTTATTTATAAACTACTAAAACCCTCCACCAAGCCAAGGAGAAGGTATTTTACTGGCTATGTCATCAATGGAGGACCAATCCGGGACGTCCGCAGTAAGTGGTATATGCCCAGGGATTTGTACCCTGACAGTAACTACCCACCGTTCTGTTCGGGGACTGGCTATATCTTTTCAGCTGATGTGGCTGAACTCATTTATAAGACCTCACTCCACACAAGGCTGCTTCACCTTGAAGATGTGTATGTGGGACTGTGTCTTCGAAAACTGGGCATACATCCTTTCCAGAACAGTGGCTTCAATCACTGGAAAATGGCCTATAGTTTGTGTAGGTATCGCCGAGTTATCACCGTGCATCAGATCTCTCCGGAAGAAATGCACAGAATCTGGAATGACATGTCAAGCAAGAAACATCTCAGATGTTAGGATTTTTACCAatgtaaatacatttcttttcttttttaagaaatggggCCTAAGGTGTTGGTATTTAACAGGTGTCACCAAGGGAAATGAACTGGCAAAGGGGTTTTGTAAAAAGGGTTTTCTTGCCACTCCTACTTTCTTTCTTCGATTACCAATTTATAAATGTCAGGCTCTGGTCATAGAAACAATACACGAGTTtgaagggccagatttcattctcagGTCCTAAGGCATTGCATTTATCTGAAAAAGCAACTTCCTGAAAACTGCTAGGATTTACATACTGtgcat belongs to Felis catus isolate Fca126 chromosome C1, F.catus_Fca126_mat1.0, whole genome shotgun sequence and includes:
- the B3GALT1 gene encoding beta-1,3-galactosyltransferase 1, coding for MASKVSCLYVLTVVCWASALWYLSITRPTSSYTGSKPFSHLTVARKNFTFGNIRTRPINPHSFEFLINEPTKCEKNIPFLVILISTTHKEFDARQAIRETWGDENNFKGIKIATLFLLGKNADPVLNQMVEQESQIFHDIIVEDFIDSYHNLTLKTLMGMRWVATFCSKAKYVMKTDSDIFVNMDNLIYKLLKPSTKPRRRYFTGYVINGGPIRDVRSKWYMPRDLYPDSNYPPFCSGTGYIFSADVAELIYKTSLHTRLLHLEDVYVGLCLRKLGIHPFQNSGFNHWKMAYSLCRYRRVITVHQISPEEMHRIWNDMSSKKHLRC